GAATACTAGAGAAGCATTTGTTCTCTATGCAGACTGTATTCCAGAATTCACTGATGTCTACACAATCAATGGTTTGCCGGGAGCAACCGTTAGATTTGATATGAACCGCCATCGCTTCATTATTGGAAACATTACGACACCTAGAAGGATACCTAATGTCACCATTACTGCAACTGATGCAAATCATATCAGCAGAACATCAAATCCAATTACTATTCCCAGTATTTTATAAAAAGGGCTTAACGTGAATAAACATTCCTTATCAATCATTATCGCCTGCCTGTTGTCATTAGATGCCTATTCTGGAATTTATTCTGGCCTTAATTTAGGTATTAATAGCGTTACAATAGACAAGGATTTGCTCTATCCTCTTGAGGAAGTGGCACCAACATCGTCTAGCTTTAGTAACGCTTATACTAATTTTCACGGACAAATTTTAGCAGGGTATGAGTATCCTTTTAGCGCAAAATTTTCTACTTCACTAGAAGCAGATGCCGATCTGTTTACAGGAAAATCACGGTATGTAATTAATCAGTGGTTCTTTAATGAAAGTGTTACTGCAGAAGAGCGACTAAAGTATGGATTTTCCCTCTTTTTATTGCCCACATACCGATATAATGAGTCGGTCCGTTTTTTTGTGGGTCCAGGCATTTCCACTAGTTATTTTGCGATTAAAGCAATAAATACAGCAGGTAATGTTGGCGTCAGCGAAAATGTCAGTCAATGGCTAACTGGAGGAGGATTAAAGGCCGGAGCAATCACAAAAATAAGCGATAACCTCGATCTACTTTTAACCTATCAATTCACCCAATATACGAGCACCACACAAACTCAAATTGAACCATTATCTGATGAGACCTTGCAGGGCCGTTATAAGCCCTATGTAAATACCATATTAATTGGCCTTAGAGTCAATATTCCAGAGCATACTGTAATCACAAAATGAGATGGCTCCGTTCGGAGTAACAATCATTCAAGGTTATCTTTGTTATTCTGAGCACAGTGCGTTATGCTCAGAATAGACTGCTTTGCAAACTCCCTGCGGCGAGGGACGTGCGAAGAGACACTGAGCGTAGAACCACAGCATACACGAAAGTCACAAGAGGATTCGAGCACCGTATCGACGAAGCAATTTCCCGCTGCAGTAGAGTTTACAAAGAAGTCTAATAGGCCTAAAGCCCCTAGGATGGTGGGCTTTGTAAGAACAAGGAGCGAAATTGATTTCCAATGCAATCAAAAATATATTTCCACAGTTGGGACTTAGGCAAAAACAGACTAATAATATTATTTTTATTACTTTTTGGAGCCAGTTTTCCGTTTATGCGCTTAACACCATATTAATTTTATTTTTAACCCGTCCCTTGCTCGCTCATGGCCTGGGTTATAATCAAACCAAAGCCTATGCGTTCATCGGGGTTACTCAGGCGACAGGGTATTTAATGCCTATTTTAGGCGGTTACATGGCAGATAATGTCATCGGTGTTCGCAGAGCCATATTACTCGGAAGTATCATGTTAGCCTGCGCCTATTTGTTAATAATGCTTAGTGGATATACGATTACTTCTGTAGGAGACCAATTATTTATAGCTGCCTATGCCTTTGTTCCTGCGACTAATTCGTTATTAATGGGTACTGCCTCCAGCATGGTTTCCCATATTTATGCCGATGATGCGATTAAAGCTAAATCAGCGATGACTTATTATTATATGGCGATTAACGTTGGAGCTCTTCTAGCCACGCTCATCGCTCCAGCATTGTTAGAGAGTAGTTATGGCCCGCTGTCTATACTCACCTTGACTTTTGTTGGTAAATCAATTGCTGCATTAAATTTTGCTAAACGTTATTCAATTTATGACTCTGTTATTTGGGGTAAAGATAAAGAGCGATTTGTTCAACAAGATATAATGAAATTGGTCGCATATATTGCCATTATTTATGCGCTCACCCTATTTGCTTATTCCCATGTCTATATTGCAAGCACCCTTATTAGTTTAGGATGTGCTTTAAGTATATTTTGGTTTTTAGTAAAAACGCTGAAACTCGAAGGAGAAGCGCGCAGTAAACAAATCATAGCCATTTTATTGATTTTGGAAGCTGTAATATTTTTTATTATTTACAACCAAATGAGCAGCACTGTC
This Legionella fallonii LLAP-10 DNA region includes the following protein-coding sequences:
- a CDS encoding outer membrane protein, which translates into the protein MNKHSLSIIIACLLSLDAYSGIYSGLNLGINSVTIDKDLLYPLEEVAPTSSSFSNAYTNFHGQILAGYEYPFSAKFSTSLEADADLFTGKSRYVINQWFFNESVTAEERLKYGFSLFLLPTYRYNESVRFFVGPGISTSYFAIKAINTAGNVGVSENVSQWLTGGGLKAGAITKISDNLDLLLTYQFTQYTSTTQTQIEPLSDETLQGRYKPYVNTILIGLRVNIPEHTVITK
- a CDS encoding peptide MFS transporter; translation: MISNAIKNIFPQLGLRQKQTNNIIFITFWSQFSVYALNTILILFLTRPLLAHGLGYNQTKAYAFIGVTQATGYLMPILGGYMADNVIGVRRAILLGSIMLACAYLLIMLSGYTITSVGDQLFIAAYAFVPATNSLLMGTASSMVSHIYADDAIKAKSAMTYYYMAINVGALLATLIAPALLESSYGPLSILTLTFVGKSIAALNFAKRYSIYDSVIWGKDKERFVQQDIMKLVAYIAIIYALTLFAYSHVYIASTLISLGCALSIFWFLVKTLKLEGEARSKQIIAILLILEAVIFFIIYNQMSSTVILFAKNNSNHNLFGLTVSPAQYQMLNPLLILLIGSQLPRFYRFFYRFTIPYQFASGTMLAGVSLLVLAFAACIATGGVVNGNYIALTYILVTIAELWVSAIGLSMIGLYCDNQAIAFAMGVWYIASSMANAISGRIAGWVAIPETIKSPVESLSYYKNYYLIMGISALVIGALMCVMAFYLQRAMRRKGIELV